The Linepithema humile isolate Giens D197 chromosome 7, Lhum_UNIL_v1.0, whole genome shotgun sequence genome has a window encoding:
- the mRpS24 gene encoding small ribosomal subunit protein uS3m, translating to MVLLKYTKNVLPIVQRTFMQRHFHTSTVINRSQSGKYKVTINRDKPLTYEMANPPHYIAHRKSWNAWNTSNIKDGNRPAETAVEDMFIRQFMRGTWHNLFASEIIIKRQHNIIRISGIITRTIVPYKIYFLTGYTEELLSYWLQCPIKVELVTTNSKQDVIFKYI from the exons atggttttattaaaatatacgaaaaat GTATTGCCAATTGTTCAACGAACTTTTATGCAAAGGCATTTTCATACAAGCACAGTCATTAACAGATCACAGTCTGGAAAGTATAAAGTTACGATTAATAGAGACAAGCCATTGACATATGAAATGGCAAATCCACCTCATTATATTGCTCATAGAAAATCCTGGAACGCATGGAACacat cGAATATTAAGGATGGCAATAGACCAGCTGAGACAGCCGTAGAAGATATGTTCATTCGACAATTCATGAGAGGAACCTGGCACAATTTATTTGCgagtgaaattattattaagcgGCAGCATAACATTATTAGGATAAGTGGAATTATAACTCGTACTATTGTACcttataagatatatttcttAACTGGCTATACGGAGGAACTCCTGAGTTACTGGCTGCAGTGCCCTATTAAAGTGGAATTGGTCACAACCAATAGTAAACaagatgtaatatttaaatatatataa
- the twin gene encoding CCR4-NOT transcription complex subunit 6-like — translation MCYNVLCDKYATRQMYGYCPSWALDWEYRKKGILDEIRHYAADIISLQEVETDQFYNFFLPELKHDGYDGIFSPKSRAKTMAENDRKYVDGCAIFYRTAKFSLIKEHLVEFNQLAMANAEGSDNMLNRVMPKDNIGLAALLRTKEAAWDNGVPSDPAQVQQPILVCTAHIHWDPEFCDVKLIQTMMLSNELRSILDQAGQSFRPGHKPDSSNVQLLLCGDFNSLPDSGVIEFLTSGRVAADHRDFKDLAYKSCLQKISGCDKPNEFTHSFKLASAYSEDIMPYTNYTFEFKGIIDYIFYSKQSMVPLGLLGPLSPEWFKEHKVVGCPHPHVPSDHFPLLVELEMTPTVGTSNGLISRR, via the exons ATGTGCTACAATGTGCTGTGCGACAAGTACGCGACGCGGCAGATGTACGGTTACTGCCCGAGCTGGGCGTTAGACTGGGAATACCGGAAAAAAGGTATTCTCGACGAAATACGACACTATGCGGCGGACATCATCAGCCTGCAGGAGGTCGAGACGGACCAATTCTACAACTTCTTCCTGCCGGAACTGAAGCACGACGGATACGACGGTATATTTTCGCCCAAGTCTCGCGCGAAGACGATGGCGGAAAACGACCGCAAGTACGTCGACGGTTGCGCCATTTTTTACAGGACCGCCAA GTTTTCTCTGATAAAGGAGCATTTAGTTGAATTCAATCAATTGGCGATGGCGAACGCGGAGGGTTCGGACAACATGTTGAATCGAGTTATGCCCAAAGACAACATCGGACTGGCTGCATTACTTAGAACTAAAGAAGCCGCTTGGGACAACG GTGTTCCATCTGATCCGGCACAAGTGCAACAACCAATTTTAGTTTGTACAGCCCATATCCATTGGGATCCGGAATTCTGCGATGTTAAACTAATACAAACGATGATGCTGAGCAATGAATTACGTTCCATTTTGGACCAAGCTGGCCAGTCGTTTAGACCCGGCCACAAGCCTGACTCTTCCAATGTTCAATTGTTGCTTTGTGGCGACTTCAATTCCTTACCTGACTCTG GTGTGATTGAGTTTCTTACATCTGGGCGTGTGGCGGCCGATCACCGCGATTTTAAGGACTTAGCGTACAAATCGTGTTTACAAAAGATCTCTGGCTGCGACAAACCCAACGAATTTACCCATTCTTTCAAGCTTGCATCTGCGTACAGTGAGGATATCATGCCCTACACCAACTATAc ATTCGAATTTAAAGGCATAATAGATTACATTTTCTACTCGAAACAAAGTATGGTGCCTCTGGGCCTTCTAGGTCCATTGAGCCCAGAATGGTTTAAAGAGCACAAAGTGGTGGGATGTCCTCATCCTCATGTCCCATCTG ATCACTTTCCTCTGTTAGTGGAGTTGGAGATGACACCGACAGTAGGAACAAGCAATGGTTTGATCTCACGTAGGTAG
- the Yip1d1 gene encoding protein YIPF7 has product MSGYTGQDNNYWAQSPPQGQYNFDASGFGQLNQQFEFQTYTEQSPGDYSYSQKSFLDPTQSPYSGNLYTQDDYAKGTTGFGDEEDEPPLLEELGIDPDRIMQKTLAVLNPFHRKGQIDDANYLLQDSDLAGPVAFCLVLAAFLLLAGSKAHFGYVYGLAMTSCILMYILQSLMSSSSNVTLSSVASVLGYCLLPVVVLAGIGVFTSLRGPFGLISAILAVTWASLSASRLFSTMSGEEDQKLLIAYPCLLLYGVFTLIIIF; this is encoded by the exons ATGTCCGGATACACCGGCCAAGATAACAATTATTGGGCGCAATCACCGCCGCAGGGACAATACAATTTCGATGCATCTGGTTTTGGACAGCTTAACCAACAATTCGAATTCCAGACGTACACCGAACAATCGCCCGGTGATTATTCATACTCGCAGAAGAGTTTCCTCGACCCGACTCAGAGTCCCTATAGCGGCAATTTATACACGCAGGACGATTACGCAAAAG GCACCACTGGCTTCGGAGATGAAGAAGACGAGCCACCGCTGTTGGAAGAGCTCGGTATTGATCCCGACAGGATAATGCAGAAGACTCTGGCCGTGTTGAATCCCTTCCATAGGAAAGGACAAATCGATGATGCCAATTATCTGCTGCAAGACTCAGACTTGGCCGGTCCTGTGGCATTCTGCTTGGTTCTCGCAGCATTTTTGTTACTTGCCGGCTCTAAGGCACATTTCGGTTATGTGTATGGTCTGGCTATGACTTCCTGTATACTTATGTACATTTTGCAATCACTAATGAGCAGCAGTAGTAATGTCACTTTATCCTCTGTCGCGTCTGTGCTGGGTTACTGTCTGTTGCCTGTGGTTGTTCTGGCCGGTATTGGCGTCTTTACCTCATTGCGAGGCCCATTTGGCTTGATTTCTGCTATCCTAGCTGTCACCTGGGCATCTCTATCTGCTTCCAGGCTTTTCTCCACCATGTCGGGAGAGGAAGATCAGAAACTTCTTATAGCATACCCATGTTTGCTTCTTTACGGTGTATttacattgataataatattttag